In a genomic window of Chrysemys picta bellii isolate R12L10 chromosome 1, ASM1138683v2, whole genome shotgun sequence:
- the RAD51AP1 gene encoding RAD51-associated protein 1, translating to MRAGVSVHTGQHNTRVRAPSRALPTLGSGSHSSRHLGSFGDDAASAPERTSARSGAETPNGPASLPRPRHKPVPPVTASRGRGSLSAGVASLAPHREPGLGSLPWLALVTGGGGCSSRAGQPRPHLSPSGRGEQLVRAIGQWGGDAAPNGSFGSGAADSPSPPRSGPASFFVPVTNVSGWRERARGEEQPARRLGSQRRPAAMERPVRRNKKIVDYSQFGDFENDDEDFACVPAPLNKKSRVVPTETNREKKEKQKRPHKEVTTVLKKTPSKRIPLDDKLYQRDLEVALALSVKEPSADILEVQDSEEQGIKKFTAIELENVDSSSLLSNCSADSGLLGPNQVPDDNDIPTDGHRQRRAASKAVSQQKLLTDNSDEGDHADNYESEFVSDEESESGSDFSEEDDEDFAAKKKKTKKNKRKEIKLKVQTEKEKNPPKSRINATAKVTPVVSSPRVIQAKSQSTLKETSSSPEPIGEPLYASSPSTDKKKPKWIPPAASGCSSNPLGGISVKSPTQSLRLGLSRLARVKPLHPTAASS from the exons ATGAGAGCCGGGGTTTCTGTCCACACGGGCCAGCACAACACACGCGTTAGAGCCCCGAGCCGGGCGCTGCCCACGCTCGGGAGCGGCTCGCACAGCTCGCGGCACCTGGGTTCGTTCGGGGATGACGCAGCCTCGGCTCCGGAGAGAACATCCGCGCGCTCAGGCGCAGAAACACCCAACGGTCCCGCCTCCTTACCCCGCCCGAGGCATAAGCCGGTCCCGCCAGTCACCGctagcagggggcgggggagccTGAGCGCGGGGGTCGCGAGCCTGGCCCCGCACCGCGAGCcgggcctgggctccctgccctGGCTGGCGCTagtgacggggggagggggctgttccTCACGGGCGGggcagccccgccctcacctgaGCCCCAGCGGGCGGGGGGAGCAGCTGGTCCGGGCTATTGGCCAGTGGGGCGGCGATGCTGCTCCCAACGGTTCCTTCGGATCCGGCGCCGCAGATTCGCCTTCTCCTCCCCGCTCGGGCCCCGCCTCCTTTTTTGTGCCGGTGACGAATGTGTCGGGCTGGCGCGAGCGCGCgcggggagaggagcagcccgcTCGGCGGCTGGGGagccagcgccgccccgccgcgATGGAGAGGCCGGTCAGGAG GAATAAGAAAATTGTTGATTATTCACAGTTTGGGGACTTTGAAAATGATG ATGAAGACTTTGCCTGTGTACCTGCACCTTTAAACAAAAAATCTAGAGTAGTACCTACAGAGACAAATAGAGAGAAAAAGGAGAAGCAGAAAAGGCCACACAAAGAGGTGACTACAGTGCTGAAGAAAACACCCAGTAAAAG GATTCCCTTAGATGACAAACTTTACCAGAGAGATTTAGAAGTTGCGTTAGCCTTGTCAGTGAAAGAACCATCTGCAGACATCCTTGAAGTGCAAGATTCAGAAGAACAAG gcatTAAAAAATTTACAGCTATTGAATTAGAAAATGTAGACAGCAGTTCCCTCCTCTCCAACTGCAGTGCAGATAGTGGTCTCTTAG GCCCCAATCAGGTCCCAGATGACAATGACATCCCCACAGATGGTCATAGGCAAAGAAGAGCAGCGTCTAAAGCTGTGTCACAGCAGAAGTTACTGACAGATAACAGTGATGAGGGAGACCATGCTGATAACTATGAGTCAGAGTTTGTGTCTG aTGAGGAATCAGAGAGTGGTTCAGATTTCAGTGAGGAAGATGATGAAGACTTTGCtgcaaaaaagaagaaaactaaaaaaaataaaaggaaagaaattaaGTTAAAGGtccaaacagaaaaagaaaagaacccCCCCAAATCCAGAATTAATGCTACAG CCAAAGTGACTCCAGTAGTTTCTTCTCCACGGGTAATCCAAGCAAAATCTCAGTCAACATTGAAGGAGACATCAAGTTCTCCAGAACCTATTGGAGAACCTTTATACGCATCAAGTCCCTCAACAGACAAGAAGAAGCCCAAATGGATACCACCAG CTGCCTCAGGATGCAGTAGTAACCCACTGGGAGGAATTTCAGTTAAATCACCTACTCAAAGTCTCAGACTTGGCCTGTCCAGATTAGCACGAGTGAAACCGCTGCACCCAACTGCTGCCAGCAGTTGA